In one Dehalogenimonas formicexedens genomic region, the following are encoded:
- a CDS encoding RNA polymerase sigma factor yields the protein MQKRDSLKEKENKLAGLFDEYYDRIVRYAYARIGDQRDSEDIASEVFVKALKSLGSFEERGLPMGAWLFKIAHNLVVDYHRKNSHVKKVELEKVEIESDSDPVLDTERKLQMEMVRQAMADLTEDQREVIQLRFFGGLSSAETAALMDKSDGAVREAQSAALKKLRIKLTR from the coding sequence ATGCAAAAACGAGACTCGCTGAAAGAAAAAGAGAATAAGCTCGCCGGTCTCTTCGACGAATACTATGACCGCATCGTCCGCTACGCCTACGCCCGCATCGGCGACCAGCGGGATTCCGAGGACATCGCCTCCGAGGTATTCGTCAAAGCTCTGAAATCCCTCGGTTCCTTCGAAGAACGGGGGTTGCCGATGGGCGCCTGGCTGTTCAAAATAGCCCACAACCTGGTCGTCGATTACCATCGTAAAAACAGCCATGTGAAAAAGGTAGAGTTGGAGAAGGTCGAAATAGAATCGGATAGCGACCCGGTACTCGACACCGAAAGAAAGCTACAGATGGAAATGGTGCGCCAGGCGATGGCAGACCTCACCGAAGATCAACGGGAGGTCATCCAATTGAGGTTCTTCGGCGGGTTGTCCTCAGCGGAAACGGCGGCCCTGATGGACAAGAGTGACGGAGCGGTCCGCGAAGCCCAGTCCGCCGCGCTTAAAAAACTCAGGATCAAACTGACCAGATGA
- a CDS encoding DUF4382 domain-containing protein: MNKDMKTMDFNTVLDQCVDRLSRGATLESCLADYPEYSAELKPALEAAAGLSLVTRIKVPDASRREARKRLLEALDKRRKTSFWAWIAAKAPAWGTVVSIFLVVVIGLVGLNTAAPGSIPTIVATNPAGTPSASNNFRFLVSDAPNDIADFTSLVVTVDHVALLKTSGGDAWVTFTPEVADFDLVQLPGDITQQLWQGVVPDGQYTKVEIYVKNIAGTLKDGQTAEVKLPSGKLQVSLPFVVGSDKVTSFTFDITANKTGQGSGKYILNPQAGQSGAVYEPKN; encoded by the coding sequence ATGAATAAAGACATGAAAACCATGGATTTTAATACTGTCCTGGACCAATGCGTCGACCGGCTGAGTCGCGGGGCGACCCTCGAATCATGCCTGGCCGATTATCCCGAATACTCCGCGGAGCTCAAACCCGCCCTGGAAGCAGCCGCCGGTCTTTCCCTCGTTACCCGTATCAAGGTGCCGGACGCATCCCGGAGAGAGGCCCGAAAGCGCCTGCTTGAAGCCCTCGACAAGCGCCGCAAGACCTCGTTTTGGGCTTGGATTGCCGCCAAGGCCCCGGCATGGGGTACTGTGGTCAGCATTTTCCTTGTGGTTGTGATTGGATTGGTGGGACTGAACACCGCCGCGCCCGGCTCGATCCCGACGATAGTCGCTACAAACCCGGCCGGTACCCCCTCCGCAAGCAACAATTTCCGTTTCCTGGTCAGCGACGCGCCCAATGATATCGCCGATTTCACGAGTCTTGTCGTAACCGTCGACCACGTGGCGCTGCTCAAAACCAGTGGAGGGGATGCCTGGGTCACCTTCACCCCGGAAGTGGCGGATTTTGACCTGGTGCAGCTTCCCGGTGACATCACCCAGCAGCTCTGGCAGGGTGTTGTCCCGGACGGCCAGTACACCAAGGTTGAGATTTATGTCAAGAATATCGCCGGCACCCTCAAGGACGGTCAGACCGCTGAAGTCAAACTGCCCAGTGGCAAACTCCAGGTATCCCTCCCATTCGTCGTCGGCAGCGATAAGGTCACTTCGTTCACCTTTGACATCACCGCCAATAAGACCGGCCAGGGTTCGGGCAAATATATTCTCAATCCCCAGGCTGGCCAGAGCGGCGCCGTTTACGAACCGAAGAACTGA
- a CDS encoding DUF1328 domain-containing protein translates to MGLVVLLFILAIIAAIFGFGGIAAAITGLAVVLFWIFLILFIIGAAFRVLTGHWWG, encoded by the coding sequence ATGGGGCTGGTCGTATTACTGTTCATCCTGGCGATCATTGCCGCGATTTTCGGCTTCGGCGGCATCGCCGCGGCGATAACCGGACTCGCCGTCGTCCTTTTCTGGATTTTCCTGATCCTGTTCATCATCGGCGCGGCGTTCAGGGTATTGACAGGGCACTGGTGGGGTTAA
- a CDS encoding DUF3008 family protein: MPSTSKKQQKVMCIAESIKKGKTPAGYSRQAAKIAGSMSEEQLKEFCETPVREQ; this comes from the coding sequence ATGCCGAGCACGTCAAAAAAACAACAAAAAGTCATGTGCATTGCCGAGTCCATAAAAAAAGGGAAAACCCCGGCTGGCTACAGCAGGCAGGCGGCCAAAATCGCCGGCAGCATGAGCGAGGAACAGTTGAAAGAGTTCTGCGAAACTCCCGTCAGGGAGCAATAG
- a CDS encoding putative Ig domain-containing protein, translating to MKTGLLAKLAAFIAISAIVLSGCAQLGNPGSDDQTTGATTGRLEVRVTDAPPEKKVTAVNVTVASVEINKSGGETGENGWQTLSLTGASTFDLLKVQGLEQLLATADLTPGTYNQIRMEVTKVAVSYEGEQQPVEAKLPSGKLKFIQGFEIAAGKTSVLLFDFDAAKSIHTAGNSGQVIFQPVIKLNATFDPGSLGITTASLPNGMVGIPYTAALGAMGGQIPYTWSVTGALPAGLTLNTATGVISGTPTTAGDATFTVKVEDSFAIKKTAEKSFTISIAAADAIQIVNTSLLDGTAGSVYTATLTALGGLAPLTWAVSAGTLPAGLTLAPDTGVISGTPTASGDFPVTVTVTDASTPTGKTDSQVLAIHIAAAPALQITTTTLANGTLGAPYSATVAATGGVAPLTFAVTAGTLPAGLTLNPATGLISGTPTAAGDSAFTVTVTDSATPTHLTYAQALAIHIA from the coding sequence ATGAAAACTGGATTGTTGGCAAAACTGGCAGCTTTCATCGCGATTTCTGCGATAGTGCTGTCGGGTTGCGCTCAACTTGGAAACCCCGGCTCTGACGATCAGACCACCGGGGCCACCACCGGACGCCTTGAAGTCCGCGTCACCGATGCCCCGCCTGAAAAGAAAGTCACCGCCGTGAACGTCACCGTCGCCTCGGTCGAGATCAACAAAAGCGGCGGCGAAACCGGCGAGAACGGTTGGCAGACGCTGTCTTTAACCGGAGCCAGCACCTTCGACCTGCTCAAAGTTCAAGGTTTGGAACAACTGTTGGCTACCGCCGACCTCACCCCCGGCACCTATAACCAGATCCGCATGGAGGTTACTAAAGTCGCCGTCTCCTACGAAGGCGAACAGCAGCCCGTCGAAGCTAAGCTGCCCTCCGGCAAGCTGAAGTTCATCCAGGGATTTGAGATAGCCGCCGGCAAGACTAGCGTCCTGTTGTTCGACTTCGATGCCGCCAAATCCATCCACACCGCCGGCAACTCGGGTCAGGTCATATTCCAACCGGTCATCAAGCTCAACGCAACCTTTGACCCCGGCAGCCTGGGCATCACCACCGCCAGCCTGCCCAACGGCATGGTCGGTATTCCTTATACCGCCGCCCTGGGCGCTATGGGCGGACAGATACCCTATACCTGGAGCGTCACCGGCGCCTTGCCCGCGGGTCTGACTCTCAATACCGCCACCGGCGTCATTTCCGGCACTCCGACCACGGCGGGCGACGCTACTTTCACCGTAAAGGTTGAAGACAGCTTCGCCATCAAGAAGACGGCTGAAAAATCGTTCACTATCAGCATCGCCGCCGCCGACGCCATCCAGATCGTGAATACCAGCCTTCTTGATGGAACCGCCGGCAGCGTCTACACCGCCACTCTGACCGCGCTGGGCGGCCTCGCACCACTGACCTGGGCGGTTAGCGCCGGCACCCTACCTGCTGGGCTCACCCTCGCTCCCGATACTGGCGTCATCTCTGGCACCCCCACCGCATCGGGTGATTTCCCAGTTACAGTGACCGTGACCGATGCTTCTACGCCAACAGGCAAGACAGATTCCCAGGTTCTCGCCATCCATATCGCTGCGGCGCCTGCCCTTCAGATCACCACGACCACCCTGGCTAACGGCACCCTGGGCGCCCCTTACAGCGCGACCGTCGCAGCCACCGGCGGTGTCGCGCCCCTGACCTTCGCCGTCACCGCAGGAACTCTTCCGGCTGGGCTTACCCTCAATCCGGCAACCGGTCTAATCTCCGGAACGCCGACCGCGGCGGGCGATTCTGCGTTCACCGTCACCGTAACCGACAGCGCCACCCCGACTCATCTCACATATGCACAGGCGCTTGCCATCCACATCGCTTAA
- a CDS encoding HIT family protein, whose product MEQIWAPWRMQLIEGPKNDGCIFCDLPLEGDDRKKLILHRGKDAFVIMNAYPYTAGHLMVAPFRHVSRLADLTTGEKAEIMELVARCETVLTEAMGPEGFNVGFNLGKAAGAGVEKHLHCHIVPRWVGDTNFMPVLGETRVINEALDKTYEKLKEYFK is encoded by the coding sequence ATGGAACAGATCTGGGCGCCCTGGCGGATGCAGCTGATCGAAGGCCCCAAAAACGATGGCTGCATCTTCTGCGATCTGCCACTTGAAGGCGACGATAGAAAGAAACTGATCCTGCACCGCGGCAAGGATGCCTTCGTCATCATGAACGCCTATCCCTACACCGCCGGGCACTTGATGGTGGCCCCGTTCAGGCACGTTTCCCGTCTGGCAGACCTGACTACGGGCGAAAAAGCAGAGATCATGGAACTGGTTGCCCGGTGCGAGACCGTGTTGACGGAGGCAATGGGTCCCGAAGGGTTCAACGTCGGCTTCAACCTGGGGAAAGCGGCTGGAGCCGGAGTGGAAAAACACCTCCACTGTCATATCGTTCCCCGCTGGGTCGGTGACACCAATTTCATGCCGGTTCTCGGCGAAACCCGGGTCATCAACGAAGCCCTCGATAAGACGTATGAAAAATTGAAGGAGTATTTCAAATGA
- a CDS encoding PLD nuclease N-terminal domain-containing protein, producing MTDSDIQILKDLVPFLIPVFIIQVVLWVVALVDLAKREKVKGGSKVVWVLVIILLEILGPIIYLVWGRHVEDKESANGSGDKD from the coding sequence ATGACCGACTCTGACATCCAGATCCTTAAAGACCTGGTCCCATTCCTCATCCCGGTATTCATTATCCAGGTTGTCCTGTGGGTGGTAGCCCTGGTCGACCTCGCCAAGCGTGAAAAGGTCAAGGGCGGCAGCAAGGTAGTATGGGTACTGGTGATCATCTTGCTTGAAATCCTCGGCCCGATCATCTACCTCGTCTGGGGCCGCCATGTAGAAGACAAGGAGAGTGCCAATGGCTCCGGCGATAAAGACTGA
- a CDS encoding ABC transporter ATP-binding protein — protein MAPAIKTEKLTKRFGDIVAVDRLDLTVDERAVFGFLGPNGAGKTTTVKMLTGLSAPTEGKAFICGQEVTQGSVEVRKNFGFLPDVPAFYDWMTGEEYLRFAGELYGMTSGAIGKRAAELLELVELKKASKRKVGGYSRGMKQRLGIAQAMLNHPKVLFLDEPTSALDPIGRRDVLDLIGKLKEEATVFMSTHILSDVERVCDRVAIIDKGKLLVTSSVEELRRKYSRSVFEIEFDEDDKSFADALQAKPWFVKSEKAAVNGNTPLLRVTAQDVAAARKELPHLIAASGLTLLRYELAQPSLEDIFVEVVNGK, from the coding sequence ATGGCTCCGGCGATAAAGACTGAAAAACTGACCAAGCGTTTCGGCGACATTGTCGCCGTCGACCGGCTCGATCTTACAGTCGATGAGCGCGCCGTCTTCGGTTTCCTCGGGCCCAACGGCGCCGGCAAGACCACTACAGTCAAGATGCTGACTGGATTATCAGCGCCGACCGAAGGCAAGGCTTTCATCTGCGGCCAGGAAGTCACCCAGGGGTCGGTCGAAGTCCGCAAGAATTTCGGTTTTCTGCCGGACGTCCCCGCCTTTTACGATTGGATGACCGGAGAGGAATACCTGCGCTTCGCCGGCGAGCTTTACGGCATGACCAGCGGCGCCATCGGTAAACGCGCCGCTGAACTTCTTGAACTTGTTGAACTCAAAAAAGCCTCAAAGCGCAAGGTGGGCGGTTATTCCCGCGGCATGAAACAGCGCCTCGGCATCGCCCAGGCAATGCTCAACCATCCTAAAGTGTTGTTCCTGGACGAACCGACCTCCGCCCTCGACCCCATCGGCCGGCGCGATGTCCTCGATCTCATCGGCAAGCTCAAGGAAGAAGCCACCGTTTTCATGTCCACCCATATCCTATCTGACGTCGAAAGAGTCTGCGACCGCGTCGCCATCATCGATAAAGGAAAACTGCTGGTTACTTCGAGCGTCGAGGAATTGAGGCGGAAATATTCCAGGTCGGTATTCGAGATCGAATTCGACGAGGATGACAAGTCTTTCGCCGATGCCCTCCAAGCCAAACCCTGGTTCGTAAAATCCGAAAAAGCGGCTGTCAACGGCAACACGCCTCTCCTCAGAGTCACCGCCCAGGATGTCGCTGCCGCGCGCAAGGAACTGCCCCACCTTATCGCCGCAAGCGGCCTGACCCTGCTCCGGTACGAACTGGCTCAGCCCAGCCTTGAGGACATCTTCGTCGAGGTGGTGAACGGTAAATGA
- a CDS encoding ABC transporter permease, producing MNGFKTLLFKELKEQFRTYRLLIVSGVFLFFGLTTPLMLKYLPEIIKLAGEDVTGIPLPPPTALEALTEYSATALQVGLLVVILITMGAIAGERSRGTAVMTLSKPVGIGAFVTAKLVAISSTFIAGLVLGGIGAYAYTVMLLGDANLSGFIGQTLLLALFMVFSIATTLVFSAMFRNALAAGGISIAVLLTGAAITQVPYVGRVIPNSLTSWGNHLVAGQTGGAEWLALGVTVALIALAAYLATTILKRKEI from the coding sequence ATGAACGGCTTTAAAACACTCCTGTTCAAAGAACTGAAAGAGCAGTTCCGCACCTACCGGTTGCTCATTGTCTCCGGGGTGTTCTTGTTCTTCGGCTTGACCACCCCCCTGATGCTCAAATACCTGCCGGAAATCATCAAGCTTGCGGGCGAAGACGTCACCGGCATCCCGCTGCCCCCGCCTACGGCGCTCGAGGCCCTGACCGAATACTCCGCGACAGCTCTGCAGGTCGGCCTTCTGGTGGTGATTCTGATCACCATGGGCGCCATTGCAGGTGAACGCAGCCGCGGCACCGCGGTGATGACGCTTTCCAAGCCTGTCGGTATCGGCGCTTTCGTCACCGCCAAGCTGGTGGCGATAAGCTCAACTTTCATCGCGGGGCTGGTCCTGGGGGGCATCGGTGCCTATGCCTATACAGTGATGCTGCTCGGCGACGCCAATCTCAGCGGCTTTATCGGCCAGACACTGCTTCTGGCCCTGTTCATGGTTTTCAGTATTGCCACGACCCTGGTGTTCTCAGCCATGTTCCGCAATGCCCTTGCCGCCGGCGGCATTTCCATCGCCGTCCTGCTGACCGGTGCCGCAATAACCCAGGTTCCATACGTGGGACGGGTGATCCCGAATTCGCTCACAAGCTGGGGCAACCACCTGGTCGCCGGGCAAACCGGTGGCGCGGAATGGCTGGCGCTAGGTGTGACCGTTGCCCTGATCGCGTTAGCCGCCTACCTGGCGACAACGATCCTTAAGAGGAAAGAAATTTAA
- a CDS encoding S1C family serine protease, with translation MKKIWMPAIVALMLVSAVFSVTSCSSGTTGAQGPAGPAGLSISSASVNAGGHLIITMSNGQTIDAGSVVGPTGASTGSVGDSFAGVIALVEPKIVRIDCTVAGGLDSGSGTIIDARGYILTNAHVVAGATAIKVTLKDGTILAATTVAADTVQDMAIIKLTSTRTDFPVMTLGTMSDFTVGDEVVAGGFPLGTQLPGPATFSQGMVSAMRTYDNANWIQIDVPINPGNSGGCLFTQSGRMIGIPSAGIDPGQDFEMINLAIPINLITAYISANVPK, from the coding sequence TTGAAAAAGATTTGGATGCCCGCAATCGTAGCCTTGATGCTTGTGTCGGCCGTGTTTTCAGTCACTTCCTGCAGTTCCGGGACAACGGGAGCCCAGGGACCCGCCGGTCCCGCCGGGCTCAGCATCTCTTCTGCTTCGGTCAATGCCGGCGGGCACCTGATAATTACCATGTCAAACGGGCAAACCATCGATGCCGGCAGCGTGGTCGGGCCTACCGGGGCTTCCACCGGCTCAGTGGGTGATTCGTTCGCCGGCGTCATCGCCCTGGTAGAACCCAAGATCGTCCGCATAGATTGCACCGTAGCCGGCGGCTTGGACTCCGGGTCCGGTACTATTATTGACGCCCGTGGTTACATCCTGACCAACGCTCATGTCGTCGCCGGGGCTACAGCCATCAAAGTCACCCTGAAAGACGGCACCATCCTGGCGGCAACCACCGTGGCTGCCGATACTGTTCAGGATATGGCAATCATTAAACTCACATCGACAAGAACCGACTTCCCGGTTATGACCCTCGGGACGATGTCGGATTTCACCGTCGGTGATGAAGTCGTCGCCGGCGGCTTCCCCCTCGGCACCCAGCTTCCCGGGCCGGCCACTTTCAGCCAGGGTATGGTTTCAGCCATGCGGACTTACGACAACGCCAACTGGATCCAGATCGACGTCCCCATCAACCCCGGCAACAGCGGCGGCTGCCTGTTTACCCAGAGCGGCAGGATGATCGGCATTCCCAGCGCGGGCATCGACCCCGGACAGGACTTCGAGATGATCAACCTGGCCATCCCGATCAACCTGATAACCGCCTACATCTCCGCCAACGTCCCGAAGTAG
- a CDS encoding MBL fold metallo-hydrolase RNA specificity domain-containing protein produces MPKLTFLGAAGNVTGSRYLFEGSETQLLVDCGLYQEREFLSRNWDPTPLKPSEIDAVILTHAHLDHCGLLPKLVHDGFRGKVYATDATLEMAEVMLLDSARIQEEDADFKKRRHEREGQRGAFPELPLYTVEDAKNTFPLFHPVRYGETIEFAGVKATLQNAGHVLGSAMVYLECQSRGKARSLCFSGDIGRPKSTLLTAPRPPSVPDYLVMEATYGDRDHPPAADVEGTLASVINETISKGGNVVIPAFALERTQELLFFLKKLMATGKIPKMTVYVDSPMAIELTVIFSRHPELLGAEAGKSANFGFPGLKLTASVEESKAIAHDPKPCIIIAGSGMATGGRIKHHLVNNITRPESTILFVGYQSRGTLGRAITDGQSPVRILGQMYDVRARVEQLQGLSAHAGRSELMDWITGLGKSPTRIFITHSEEDSANSFAQALRERTGWPVTVPAYGESFEL; encoded by the coding sequence ATGCCAAAACTCACTTTCCTCGGTGCGGCGGGCAATGTCACCGGATCCCGCTACCTGTTCGAAGGCAGCGAGACCCAACTGCTGGTAGATTGCGGCCTGTACCAGGAACGCGAATTCCTGTCCCGCAACTGGGACCCGACGCCTCTTAAGCCATCCGAAATCGACGCGGTTATCCTGACCCACGCGCACCTGGACCATTGCGGGCTGTTGCCCAAGCTGGTCCACGACGGCTTCCGGGGCAAGGTTTATGCCACCGATGCCACACTAGAAATGGCTGAGGTGATGCTGCTTGATTCCGCCCGCATCCAGGAGGAAGACGCGGATTTTAAGAAACGCCGGCATGAAAGGGAAGGCCAGCGCGGCGCATTTCCCGAATTGCCCCTTTATACCGTCGAAGACGCTAAAAACACCTTCCCGCTTTTCCATCCGGTGAGATACGGCGAGACGATAGAATTCGCCGGGGTGAAAGCTACGCTCCAAAACGCCGGGCATGTGCTCGGATCTGCCATGGTCTATCTTGAATGCCAATCCCGGGGGAAAGCCAGGAGCCTGTGCTTTTCCGGCGATATCGGGCGGCCCAAGAGTACCTTGCTCACCGCACCCCGCCCGCCTTCGGTACCGGATTACCTGGTGATGGAGGCGACTTACGGCGACCGGGATCATCCCCCGGCGGCGGACGTCGAAGGAACGCTTGCCTCGGTGATCAATGAAACGATCAGCAAGGGCGGCAACGTCGTGATACCGGCATTTGCCCTCGAACGGACCCAGGAATTGCTTTTCTTCCTGAAAAAGCTGATGGCAACAGGAAAAATTCCAAAGATGACCGTCTACGTCGACAGCCCGATGGCGATCGAACTTACGGTAATATTCTCCAGGCACCCGGAGTTACTGGGAGCGGAGGCGGGGAAAAGCGCTAATTTCGGATTCCCGGGGCTCAAACTGACGGCGTCGGTGGAGGAATCCAAAGCTATCGCCCATGACCCCAAACCCTGCATCATCATTGCAGGCTCCGGGATGGCGACGGGCGGCCGCATCAAGCACCACCTAGTAAACAATATCACCCGACCCGAGAGTACCATCCTGTTTGTCGGATACCAGTCCCGGGGGACGCTGGGCCGGGCAATCACCGACGGGCAGAGCCCGGTTAGAATCCTCGGGCAGATGTACGATGTCAGAGCCCGGGTGGAACAGCTCCAAGGACTCTCGGCGCATGCCGGGCGCTCCGAACTTATGGATTGGATTACAGGTCTCGGGAAATCCCCGACACGGATATTTATCACCCATTCGGAAGAAGATTCCGCCAATTCCTTTGCCCAGGCGCTTCGGGAACGCACCGGTTGGCCGGTGACCGTGCCGGCTTACGGCGAGAGCTTCGAACTGTAA
- a CDS encoding DNA translocase FtsK, translating into MSIKKKSKLNINSRGGMGGKRSKPDRPSHSGKSDTAVTMIKVVIGLGLIALVISFWSTIGAVFGLGLILLILGITVAIAVFKREAVLEFARKTTFIYWYRWIGAIVLIASIWGLLGIMGSGGAVGNAIINSDTGPGGFVRVTGLFVLALVLMVPAAGWAVTKWLFGGISRPFRVDKNRPGAETAYPAGTPGNRPTLRQAIAPDRQNIERKPAPETAIPASVMVEAEEKPPVEKAAAAKSDKDAREPRDLKQVSQDVWKKYGETATLLTADGWRLPPVEILDYTPEIEYGEADNQERARMIEEALGSYGVEAAVVQINAGPTVTQFGVEPGWDRKVKEIKEKDKDGNPVTKQVETGRTRVKVDRISSLSNDLALALAAPSIRIEAPIPGKSLVGIEVPNTMLGSVSMRSVIETTAFQKLKAKAPLAIALGKGAGGEAVIGDLAKMPHLLIAGATGSGKTVCLNALICCLLMNNTPSDVRFIMVDPKRVELTPYNSMPHLAAPVIVDVDKAIGALKWLAGEMDRRYKTMAEVTARNIDAYNKKPGIEKMPYLVLVIDELADLMMAGFDDVEHLLCRLAQMARAVGIHLVVATQRPSVDVITGLIKANFPTRISFAVTSQVDSRTILDSIGAEKLLGRGDMLYMPTDAAKPKRLQGCYVSDQETERMVYFWNGQHPDANSPMLKVEELASTQANAGGGAAKQRDSLFETAMQLAEESGNISASFLQRKLHIGYPRAARLADEVKEALGQDTDDGGAEVPADDNTLLR; encoded by the coding sequence ATGTCAATTAAGAAAAAAAGCAAACTCAATATCAACAGCCGGGGAGGGATGGGGGGAAAAAGGTCCAAGCCCGACAGGCCATCCCATTCCGGCAAATCGGATACCGCAGTCACGATGATCAAGGTCGTCATCGGCCTCGGACTTATTGCCCTGGTGATTTCGTTCTGGAGCACGATCGGGGCGGTCTTCGGCTTGGGGTTGATCCTCCTCATCCTTGGCATCACTGTTGCCATCGCGGTCTTCAAGCGCGAAGCCGTCCTGGAATTTGCGCGCAAAACAACCTTTATCTACTGGTACCGGTGGATCGGCGCGATAGTGCTGATCGCCTCCATCTGGGGCTTGCTCGGCATCATGGGCAGTGGCGGCGCGGTGGGCAATGCGATCATCAATTCAGATACGGGGCCCGGCGGTTTTGTACGGGTTACCGGTTTGTTCGTTTTAGCGCTGGTATTGATGGTCCCGGCGGCGGGATGGGCGGTCACCAAATGGCTGTTCGGCGGAATCAGCCGGCCGTTCAGGGTGGACAAGAACAGGCCGGGGGCTGAAACCGCTTATCCCGCGGGAACCCCAGGCAACCGGCCGACTCTCAGGCAGGCGATAGCTCCCGACCGGCAGAACATAGAGCGAAAACCAGCCCCGGAGACGGCTATCCCGGCCTCGGTGATGGTCGAGGCGGAAGAAAAACCGCCTGTCGAGAAAGCAGCGGCGGCTAAATCTGACAAGGACGCCAGGGAGCCGCGCGACCTGAAACAGGTCTCCCAGGACGTATGGAAAAAGTACGGCGAAACAGCGACTCTATTGACCGCCGACGGCTGGCGCCTGCCGCCGGTGGAAATCCTGGATTATACCCCCGAGATCGAATACGGCGAGGCTGACAACCAGGAACGGGCCCGGATGATCGAAGAGGCACTGGGCAGCTACGGGGTGGAGGCGGCGGTGGTGCAGATCAACGCCGGTCCCACGGTCACCCAATTCGGCGTTGAACCGGGATGGGACCGGAAAGTCAAGGAGATCAAGGAGAAAGATAAAGACGGCAACCCGGTCACCAAACAGGTAGAGACCGGCAGGACACGCGTCAAGGTTGACCGCATTTCCTCGCTTTCAAACGACCTGGCCCTTGCCCTGGCCGCCCCTTCGATCCGCATCGAAGCGCCTATCCCGGGCAAGTCTTTAGTGGGCATCGAGGTGCCCAACACGATGCTGGGTTCAGTCAGCATGAGGTCGGTCATCGAGACTACGGCTTTCCAGAAGCTTAAAGCCAAGGCGCCGCTGGCGATCGCGCTGGGGAAGGGCGCGGGCGGCGAGGCGGTGATCGGCGACCTGGCCAAGATGCCGCACCTGCTTATCGCGGGCGCCACCGGCTCCGGCAAAACAGTGTGTTTAAACGCCCTTATCTGCTGCCTCCTGATGAACAACACTCCCAGCGACGTCAGGTTCATCATGGTCGATCCCAAGCGCGTCGAACTGACGCCTTATAATTCAATGCCTCACCTGGCGGCGCCGGTCATTGTCGACGTGGACAAGGCTATCGGCGCCCTCAAGTGGCTGGCCGGTGAAATGGACCGGCGCTACAAGACCATGGCCGAGGTGACGGCTCGCAACATCGACGCTTATAACAAGAAACCGGGCATCGAGAAGATGCCTTACCTGGTGCTGGTGATCGACGAATTGGCCGACCTGATGATGGCAGGGTTCGATGATGTTGAGCATTTGCTATGCCGTTTGGCGCAGATGGCCAGGGCCGTGGGCATCCACCTGGTGGTGGCCACCCAGCGACCTTCGGTGGACGTTATCACCGGCCTGATCAAGGCCAATTTTCCCACCCGCATCAGCTTTGCCGTGACTTCACAGGTGGATTCCCGGACGATCCTGGATTCCATCGGCGCCGAAAAACTGCTGGGACGCGGCGACATGCTTTACATGCCGACCGACGCCGCCAAGCCCAAGCGCCTCCAGGGCTGCTACGTTTCCGACCAGGAGACGGAGCGGATGGTCTATTTCTGGAACGGCCAGCACCCCGACGCCAATTCCCCGATGCTCAAGGTCGAGGAACTGGCTTCAACCCAGGCTAACGCCGGCGGAGGCGCCGCCAAGCAGCGCGACAGCCTGTTCGAAACCGCGATGCAGCTGGCCGAGGAATCAGGCAATATATCGGCGTCATTCCTCCAGCGCAAGCTCCATATCGGCTACCCGCGAGCAGCCAGGCTGGCCGACGAGGTCAAGGAAGCACTGGGGCAGGACACGGATGACGGCGGGGCGGAAGTCCCGGCGGACGACAACACGCTTTTGCGCTGA
- a CDS encoding putative immunity protein, with protein MILPKVRDPRFITLRRGGTLTDSDHHLLALWAADCAEHVLHFFESTRPSDTRPHHAIEQARAWARGEITMTEARAAGGHAMEAARDLTGAARWAAYAAGQAAVTAHVAAHELGAAAYAIKAAGAAVLRSEAESAGRAECRWQREQLPEQIRDLVLDDERLRNEICWSVFDC; from the coding sequence ATGATCCTGCCCAAAGTCCGTGATCCGCGGTTCATTACCCTCCGGCGCGGCGGGACGCTGACAGATTCCGACCATCATCTCCTTGCCCTGTGGGCGGCTGATTGCGCTGAACATGTACTTCATTTCTTTGAGTCGACACGACCGTCCGACACCAGACCTCATCATGCTATCGAGCAGGCCAGGGCGTGGGCGCGGGGGGAGATCACGATGACCGAAGCCCGAGCGGCGGGCGGACATGCCATGGAGGCGGCCAGGGACCTAACGGGCGCTGCGCGGTGGGCGGCATACGCGGCAGGTCAGGCGGCGGTGACGGCGCACGTGGCGGCGCATGAACTCGGCGCCGCGGCTTACGCGATCAAGGCTGCTGGCGCGGCGGTTCTCAGGAGTGAAGCCGAGAGCGCGGGGAGGGCAGAATGCCGATGGCAGCGTGAACAACTCCCTGAGCAGATCAGAGATCTCGTATTGGACGATGAGCGGTTGAGGAATGAAATCTGCTGGTCGGTATTCGATTGCTAA